The Kocuria turfanensis genome contains the following window.
GATGACCGTGGGGATCCGCATCTCCCAGGCCAAGGTCAGCGACACCGAGCACCGGTGGAGCGGCGGCGCCGAGGAGGCCCGGGTGATCTTCTCGGCCCTGGGCGCCGCGGGCGTCGACTTCATCCACACCACCGAGTACCGGGCCGCCGCCCCGGCCTTCGGCGGGGACGGACCGTCGCTGGCCGCGCTCGCCAAGGAGCACTCCGGGGTCACCGTGATCGCCAACGGCCACCTCGACGACCCGGACGCCGCGGCCGCGCTGCTGGGCACGGGTGCGGCCGACGTCGTCGCCCTGGGCAAGGGCGCCCTGGCCAACCGGAACTGGCCGCACCTGGTCCGGGAGGGGCGGGAGCCGGCGACGTTCGACGGCGCCGTGCTCGGCCCGCTCGCCGACATCAAGGACGAGGAGCTGTCCCTGCGCGGCTGATCGCGGACTCCGGGGACGGCACCGGGCCGGGCGCACCGCGCGCCCGGCCCGGCACGCTCCCCGGCACGGGAACGGGCGCGGTTCCGTGCGAGGATCAGCGGCCGTCCCGGCGGTCGAGGACGAGGGCGACCGTGGCGAGGGCCGCGCCGGCCAGCAGGGGCTTGGCCCGGGGGTGGGTCTGCAGCCAGGTGTAGGCGCTGAAGCCCCGCGCGCGGGAGCCGAAGTCCCCCTCGGCGCGGTTGTCGTCCTCCCGCGGGGCGTACAGGGTGCCGGGAGCGCCGCCCGGGGCGGGCGTCGAGGTGGCCTCCAGCGGCACGGCCCGGGACAGCGCCGCGTCCATCAGCCGCGGCGCGAGGGCCTGGACGGCGGACATGACCCGCCCCGCCCCGCCGGCGTAGAGGTCCCGCACCGGGTGCTCGGCGGCGTAGAGCACGCAGTCGGCCACCACGGAGGGCTGGTAGACCGGCGGCGGGCCGGTGGGCTCCACGTCCAGGGTGTGGGCCGCGCTGGTGAAGAACGGGGTGTTGATGGTGGCCGGCTTGATGCTGGTGACCGAGATCGGCGCGCCCTCGGCCATCAGGTCCCGCCGGAGGGCGTCGGTCATGCCCTCCACCGCGTGCTTGGAGGCGGCGTAGGCGCTGTGCCGGGGCAGGGCGACCCGGCTCTCCACGGAGGAGACGGTGATCAGGGCGCCGCCGCCGGTCGCGCGCAGGCGCGGCAGCGCGGCCAGGGCGCCGTGCACCTGGCCGAGGTAGTTGATCTCCATGAGGCGGCGGAACTCCTCGGGCAGGGTCTGCTCGAAGGGGGCGTGCACGAGCACGGCCGCGACGTTGACCCAGGTGTCGATCCGCCCGTAGGCGGACACCGCAGCCTCGGCGACGGCCTGGACCTGGTCGGGGTCGACGACGTCGCACACCACGTAGGTGGCCCGGCCGCCGCGGTCGGTGATCTCCTGGACGAGAGACTGCAGGCCGGGCTCGCTGCGGGCCGCCACGACGAGCGCTGCCCCTTTCTCGGCCAGGCGCAGGGCGGACGCGCGGCCGATGCCGCTGGAGGCGCCCAGGACGACGACGACCTGGTCCGCGATGGGCTTGAGCTGCATGATCGGTGCTCCTGTCGGTGGGTGTGGATCCACCGTAGAGAGTCGCCGCGCGCGACAGCAAGTGTGCTGATGAAATGTGCCGGCGAGACGTCTACCGGTCCGCGGTGCGCCGGGCGCTGCAGCGGACGTGGGCCGCGCGGGCGGCGGCCAGCAGGGTCAACAGGGCGACGACGAGCACGACCGCCCACGGCTCCCGCAGCCAGGCCCAGACCACGGCCATCCCGACCGTCCCGTAGATGGTGCCCCAGATGAGCGTGCCCACCAGCATCGCGGGGATCCAGCGGCGCAGGGGCATGCCGGTGACGGCGGTGGTGAGGATGACGGCGGTCTGCAGGCCCACGGTGAGGAAGCAGGCGGGCACGGCCAGCACGCCCCAGCGGTGCACGAGCCGCTGGGCCCGCCGGTAGAGGGCGGTGTCCATCAGCCGGCGGACACGGTCGGAGCGCCGGCTGCCGCCGGTGGCCGCGGCGCGGCCCAGGGCGAAGACGGCCGTAGTGCGCACGATGCCCACGGCCCAGAAGAACAGGATCGCGGCACCGAGGGGGAGGGACTCCATCCAGGCCTGCACCGGTCCAGTCTAGGGAGCGGATCTGACAACGCCCGACGACAGGATGTCAGCACGGACCGCCCCGGCCTGGGATACCCTCGCCTCAGATCCGGCCCTTCCGGGGCGGTCACCAGCACAGGAGGACGCACGAGCATGAGCGTGGAGATCGACGACCAGGGCACCGTGACCTCCGGCGGGCGCCCCGTGGACTACGCGACGGCCTACGGCTGGGCGGTCGACTCGCCCGAGACGATCACCGACCTGGTCCACGACACCAAGGCGTTCGTGACCGTGATCGCCGCCGCCGAGCACGCGAGCCGGGAGGAGCAGGCCGCCGCCGTCCGGAAGGCGTTCGCGGCCGGGGTGCCGCGGCAGCCGGGCGCCTCCTGGGCCGCCGCCGCGGCGCAGGGAACCACACCCTCCGAGCCGGCGGCCTCGGATCCGGCAGCCGGACCGCAGGAGCCCGTGTCCGAGGAGGGCGCGCCGCAGGAGCCCGCGGCCGACAAGAGCCGGTAGGGGGACTCCCCGGAGCACTTCGAGCCCTCACCGTCCGGAGCAGAACCCCCCGTCGTTGCCCGGCGTCATGGATTGACGGCTGCGCGTTCACAAATGCATAGTGAGCCTCACGTCCGCCGCGTTCCTCGCGGCGACCGGGGGACATCTGAACCGGAAGCGCCACCGTGCGAACGGCCGTGGGCTGCGCCGGAGCGGTGCGAATCCAACCGCGTAGGGGGATACCAAGTGTTGGGGACTTCTCGGGCTGTGCTCGCCACAGCTGCCACGGCTGCCACGGCTGCCATCGTTGCCACCGGCGTGCTGCTGGGCGCGACAGCGC
Protein-coding sequences here:
- a CDS encoding SDR family oxidoreductase, whose protein sequence is MQLKPIADQVVVVLGASSGIGRASALRLAEKGAALVVAARSEPGLQSLVQEITDRGGRATYVVCDVVDPDQVQAVAEAAVSAYGRIDTWVNVAAVLVHAPFEQTLPEEFRRLMEINYLGQVHGALAALPRLRATGGGALITVSSVESRVALPRHSAYAASKHAVEGMTDALRRDLMAEGAPISVTSIKPATINTPFFTSAAHTLDVEPTGPPPVYQPSVVADCVLYAAEHPVRDLYAGGAGRVMSAVQALAPRLMDAALSRAVPLEATSTPAPGGAPGTLYAPREDDNRAEGDFGSRARGFSAYTWLQTHPRAKPLLAGAALATVALVLDRRDGR
- a CDS encoding DedA family protein → MQAWMESLPLGAAILFFWAVGIVRTTAVFALGRAAATGGSRRSDRVRRLMDTALYRRAQRLVHRWGVLAVPACFLTVGLQTAVILTTAVTGMPLRRWIPAMLVGTLIWGTIYGTVGMAVVWAWLREPWAVVLVVALLTLLAAARAAHVRCSARRTADR